One Hevea brasiliensis isolate MT/VB/25A 57/8 chromosome 5, ASM3005281v1, whole genome shotgun sequence genomic region harbors:
- the LOC110658159 gene encoding glycine-rich protein A3: MGGGKDKHENDSTDKGLLSQLAGFAAGHYPPHGSYPSHGYPPQPYPQQGYPPQPYPQQGYPPGGYPPPGGYPPSGGYPPAGYPPPGGYPPAGYPPSGGYPPASYPGPSAPHHSGHGSHGSGMGPLLAGGAAAAAVAYGAHQLSHGHGHGHYGYGMGHGKFKHGKFKHGKFGKHGMFGKHKGKSFKRWM; this comes from the exons ATGGGAGGTGGGAAAGACAAGCATGAAAATGATTCTACTGATAAAGGGTTGCTTTCACAACTTGCTGGATTTGCTGCTGGTCACTACCCCCCTCATGGATCATATCCTTCACATGGTTATCCTCCTCAACCATATCCCCAACAGGGCTATCCTCCTCAACCATATCCCCAACAGGGCTATCCACCTGGTGGATATCCTCCTCCTGGTGGATATCCTCCTTCTGGTGGATATCCGCCAGCAGGTTATCCTCCCCCAGGGGGATACCCACCTGCAGGTTATCCTCCTTCAGGTGGTTACCCTCCAGCTAGTTATCCTGGCCCATCAGCCCCACATCATTCAG GGCATGGATCTCATGGATCTGGTATGGGGCCCCTGTTAGCTGGGGGTGCAGCTGCTGCTGCTGTTGCTTATGGGGCTCACCAACTGTCACATGGACATGGACATGGACATTATGGGTATGGCATGGGTCATGGGAAGTTCAAGCATGGAAAATTTAAGCATGGGAAGTTTGGAAAGCACGGAATGTTTGGAAAGCACAAGGGCAAATCCTTCAAGAGATGGATGTGA